In one Fusarium falciforme chromosome 5, complete sequence genomic region, the following are encoded:
- a CDS encoding MFS domain-containing protein, translating into MANKSEFAPGEETTTPQTLGDDEAQVQTHTAEDEKRLVMKLDFYIIPLVMVLYLFSFLDRVNIGNARLYGLEEDLNLSSEQFQVAVSILFVTYLLFEVPSNLVLKLFTPRRWIAFIAAAWGLIATLMGLVNSYGALIACRLLLGAVEAGLFPGLTVYLTFFYTKQELALRVGYLFVSAAVAGALGGLLAYGIGHMDGLHGMSGWRWIMIIEGIPSFLVGIVTYFALPNDAETAYFLDDKERKLMRVRHAREYGNTESSREFSKADMLCAFKDWKVWAFCVAQFGVDTMLYGFSTFLPTIIKDLGDWTVAETQLLTVPCYFLGAAAYMTTAYLSDRMQRRGLFCVIFGLISVVGYAVLLADVASGVHYFGCFLVAGGLYVVVGLPLAWLPTNSPRYGKRTTGTGMQLTWGNAAGIMSAFIYPAKDKPRYTRGHAVTLSMVALGTIIYGFLWWWYKRVNEQRQAGVMKEKHRNMREDELAELGDESPRYRYTI; encoded by the exons ATGGCCAACAAGTCCGAGTTTGCGCCTGGCGAGGAAACCACCACGCCACAGACCTTGGGCGATGATGAGGCTCAAGTTCAGACTCACACggccgaggatgagaagaggcTCGTGATGAAGCTGGACTTTTACATCATCCCCCTCGTCATGGTTCTTTACCTCTTTAGTTTCCTCGACAG AGTCAACATTGGTAATGCGAGGTTGTACGGTCTCGAAGAGGATCTGAACCTCTCTTCGGAGCAGTTTCAGGTTGCCGTGTCAATCCTGTTTGTCACGTATTTGCTCTTCGAGGTTCCTTCCAACCTTGTCTTGAAGCTCTTTACTCCTCGACGCTGGATCGCTTTCATTGCTGCCGCGTGGGGACTCATCGCCACTCTCATGGGTCTGGTCAACTCATATGGCGCCCTCATTGCTTGCCGTCTCTTGCTCGGAGCTGTCGAGGCCGGTCTGTTCCCTGGTTTGACTGTTTACCTGACTTTCTTTTACACCAAGCAAGAACTCGCCCTGCGCGTGGGATACCTCTTTGTCAGTGCCGCCGTCGCGGGTGCCCTCGGTGGTCTGCTGGCGTATGGCATCGGCCACATGGACGGTCTACACGGCATGAGTGGATGGCGCTGGATCATGATCATTGAGGGCATCCCGAGTTTCCTGGTCGGCATCGTGACGTACTTTGCGTTGCCCAACGATGCTGAGACGGCCTActtcctcgacgacaaggagAGGAAGCTGATGCGAGTGAGGCATGCGCGTGAGTACGGAAACACAGAGTCCAGCCGCGAGTTTAGCAAGGCGGATATGCTCTGCGCTTTCAAGGACTGGAAGGTGTGGGCGTTTTGTGTTGCACAGTTTGGTGTTGACACCATGCTGTACG GCTTCTCGACTTTCCTCCCCACCATCATTAAGGATCTTGGTGACTGGACAGTTGCAGAGACTCAGCTCCTTACTGTACCATGCTACTTCCTCGGCGCGGCTGCATATATGACGACGGCCTATCTCTCGGACCGCATGCAGCGCCGTGGGCTGTTCTGCGTCATCTTCGGCCTTATCAGTGTTGTTGGATACGCAGTATTGTTGGCGGATGTTGCCTCGGGCGTTCACTACTTTGGATGCTTCCTCGTTGCGGGTGGACTgtatgttgttgttggtctgCCACTAGCTTGG TTGCCGACAAACTCGCCACGGTATGGAAAGCGTACGACTGGTACGGGTATGCAGTTGACCTGGGGAAATGCGGCGGGCATCATGTCTGCTTTTATCTA CCCTGCCAAGGACAAGCCCCGTTACACTCGCGGTCATGCTGTGACGCTCAGCATGGTAGCTCTCGGAACCATCATCTACGGATTCCTTTGGTGGTGGTACAAGCGGGTGAATGAGCAGCGACAGGCTGGCGTAATGAAGGAGAAGCATCGAAACATGCGTGAAGATGAGCTGGCGGAGCTTGGAGACGAGAGTCCGCGCTACAGGTATACCATTTAA